The Terracoccus luteus genome includes a region encoding these proteins:
- a CDS encoding aldo/keto reductase: MTSTSPVPTLSLGHASSPGLAVPQLGFGVWEVPDADIDASVGRALDVGYRHVDTAAAYRNEGGVGRVLAATDLDRDDLFVTTKLWNDDHARARDAFERSMGLLGVDVLDLYLIHWPTPGQDAYVDAWRAMLELQQEGRVRSVGVCNFQPHHLQRLLDETGVLPSINQIELSPYLQQRELRAFHAEHGIVTEAWSPLAVRAGLLDDPVVTRIAEAKGVSPARVVLRWHIELGNVVLTRSVTPSRIDENFDLWGFALGEDEMGELEQLDRGTRTGPDPDEFGA; the protein is encoded by the coding sequence ATGACCTCGACCAGCCCCGTGCCCACCCTGTCCCTCGGCCACGCCTCGAGCCCCGGCCTCGCCGTGCCGCAGCTCGGATTCGGGGTGTGGGAGGTGCCGGATGCCGACATCGACGCCTCCGTCGGACGTGCCCTCGACGTCGGCTACCGCCACGTCGACACCGCCGCCGCCTACCGCAACGAGGGCGGCGTCGGTCGTGTCCTCGCCGCCACCGACCTCGACCGTGACGACCTCTTCGTCACGACGAAGCTGTGGAACGACGACCACGCCAGAGCCCGCGACGCCTTCGAGCGCTCCATGGGTCTGCTCGGCGTCGACGTGCTCGACCTCTACCTCATCCACTGGCCGACGCCGGGGCAGGACGCCTACGTCGACGCGTGGCGCGCGATGCTCGAGCTGCAGCAGGAGGGTCGGGTCCGCTCGGTCGGCGTCTGCAACTTCCAGCCCCACCACCTGCAGCGGCTCCTCGACGAGACGGGGGTCCTGCCCTCGATCAACCAGATCGAGCTGAGCCCGTACCTGCAGCAGCGCGAGCTGCGCGCCTTCCACGCCGAGCACGGCATCGTCACCGAGGCGTGGAGCCCCCTCGCCGTGCGCGCCGGGCTGCTCGACGACCCGGTCGTCACGCGCATCGCCGAGGCGAAGGGCGTCTCCCCGGCCCGTGTCGTGCTGCGCTGGCACATCGAGCTGGGCAACGTCGTGCTGACGCGCTCGGTCACCCCGTCGCGCATCGACGAGAACTTCGACCTGTGGGGCTTTGCGCTGGGCGAGGACGAGATGGGCGAGCTCGAGCAGCTCGACCGCGGCACCCGCACCGGCCCGGACCCCGACGAGTTCGGCGCCTGA
- a CDS encoding NAD(P)H-quinone dehydrogenase, translating into MITRETAVVIVGGGPAGYEAALVATQLGATVTVVERDGLGGAAVLTDCVPSKALVATAGFMSNLDVAERLGVRLQDREGDVVSDAVASAATVNGRILALATAQSDDIRAGLEKAGVRFVHGTATVRSRELVEARTADGVESLRADVVLIATGATPRVLDTARPDGERILTWQQIYDLTELPERMVVIGSGVTGAELAQAFLGLGSEVVLVSSRERVLPGEDADAATVIEDVFRTQGMEVLGRSRAAGVERTADGVVVTLVDGRTVEGSHALLAVGSVPQTRDLGLEEAGVELAPSGHITVDRVSRTSVPGIYAAGDCTGVLPLASVAAMQGRIAMWHALGDAVAPLNVTGVAANIFTEPEIATVGVGQAAADDSPEIESVMLPLSRNPRAKMMGITHGFVKLFCRKGFGTVLGGVVVAPGASELIYPVALAVQHRLSVDQVASTITVYPSLSGSIAEAARQLHQAS; encoded by the coding sequence GTGATCACGCGTGAGACGGCCGTCGTCATCGTCGGCGGCGGGCCGGCCGGGTACGAGGCGGCGCTCGTCGCCACCCAGCTCGGGGCGACCGTCACCGTCGTCGAGCGCGACGGCCTCGGCGGGGCCGCGGTGCTCACCGACTGCGTGCCGAGCAAGGCCCTCGTCGCCACCGCCGGGTTCATGTCGAACCTCGACGTCGCCGAGCGTCTGGGCGTGCGTCTGCAGGACCGCGAGGGCGACGTCGTGTCCGACGCCGTCGCCAGCGCCGCCACCGTCAACGGCCGCATCCTCGCGCTCGCCACCGCGCAGAGCGACGACATCCGCGCCGGCCTCGAGAAGGCGGGCGTCCGCTTCGTGCACGGCACCGCGACGGTGCGCTCGCGCGAGCTCGTCGAGGCCCGCACGGCCGACGGGGTCGAGTCGCTGCGCGCCGACGTCGTGCTCATCGCGACCGGCGCGACGCCCCGCGTGCTCGACACCGCCCGGCCCGACGGCGAGCGCATCCTCACGTGGCAGCAGATCTACGACCTCACCGAGCTGCCCGAGCGCATGGTCGTCATCGGCTCCGGCGTCACCGGCGCCGAGCTCGCACAGGCGTTCCTCGGCCTCGGGTCCGAGGTCGTCCTCGTCAGCTCGCGCGAGCGCGTGCTCCCCGGTGAGGATGCCGATGCCGCCACCGTCATCGAGGACGTCTTCCGCACCCAGGGCATGGAGGTGCTCGGCCGCTCGCGGGCCGCAGGGGTCGAGCGGACGGCGGACGGCGTCGTCGTCACCCTCGTCGACGGACGCACCGTCGAGGGCAGCCACGCGCTGCTCGCCGTCGGCTCGGTGCCGCAGACCCGTGACCTCGGCCTCGAGGAGGCCGGGGTCGAGCTCGCCCCGTCGGGGCACATCACCGTCGACCGCGTCTCGCGCACGAGCGTGCCCGGCATCTACGCCGCGGGTGACTGCACCGGCGTGCTGCCGCTCGCCTCCGTCGCCGCCATGCAGGGCCGCATCGCCATGTGGCACGCCCTCGGCGACGCCGTCGCGCCGCTCAACGTCACCGGGGTGGCGGCCAACATCTTCACCGAGCCGGAGATCGCGACCGTGGGCGTCGGGCAGGCGGCCGCCGACGACTCGCCGGAGATCGAGTCGGTCATGCTGCCGCTGTCGCGCAACCCGCGCGCGAAGATGATGGGGATCACCCACGGTTTCGTGAAGCTGTTCTGCCGCAAGGGTTTCGGCACGGTGCTCGGCGGCGTCGTCGTCGCCCCCGGCGCCTCCGAGCTGATCTACCCGGTGGCGCTCGCGGTGCAGCACCGCCTCAGCGTCGACCAGGTGGCGAGCACCATCACGGTCTACCCGTCGCTGTCGGGATCCATCGCCGAAGCGGCCCGCCAGCTGCACCAGGCGAGCTGA
- a CDS encoding acetyl/propionyl/methylcrotonyl-CoA carboxylase subunit alpha, which produces MAPISKVLIANRGEIAVRIARACTDAGLTSVAVYADPDRDSLHVRVADEAFALGGSTPGDSYLVQDKLIDVARRSGADAVHPGYGFLAENAEFAQAVIDAGLTWIGPGPAAIDALGDKVKARHIATKAGAPLVPGTTDPVAGADEVVAFAREHGLPVAIKAAYGGGGRGLKVARTIEEIPELFDSAVREAVSAFGRGECFVERFLDHPRHVETQCLADQHGTVVVVSTRDCSLQRRNQKLVEEAPAPFLTDEQHAELLRASKAILAEAGYVGAGTCEFLVGPAGDISFLEVNTRLQVEHPVSEEVTGIDLVREQFRIADGEPLGYDDPQPHAHSIEFRINGEDAGRGFLPSPGTVSRYRMPSGPGVRVDSGVLEGDVVGGAFDSMMAKLVVTGRTRRQALERARRALDEFEIDGMPTVLPFHRAVVRDPAFAPEGDAPFTVHTRWIETEFDNTIEAFAGPSDAGGDAAAPRQTVVVEVGGRRVEVTLPGELSLGGSGGGTTRPRRAPRRSSGAKSGAAVSGDALTAPMQGTIVKLAVEEGATVAAGDLVVVLEAMKMEQPITAHKPGVVSGLTATVGETVTAGAVLATIVDSD; this is translated from the coding sequence ATGGCTCCCATCTCGAAGGTCCTCATCGCCAACCGCGGTGAGATCGCCGTTCGGATCGCCCGCGCCTGCACCGACGCCGGCCTCACCTCCGTCGCCGTGTACGCCGATCCGGACCGCGACTCCCTCCACGTCCGTGTCGCCGACGAGGCGTTCGCCCTCGGGGGCTCGACCCCCGGCGACAGCTACCTCGTCCAGGACAAGCTCATCGACGTCGCCCGCCGCTCCGGCGCCGACGCGGTGCACCCCGGCTACGGGTTCCTCGCCGAGAACGCCGAGTTCGCCCAGGCCGTCATCGACGCGGGCCTGACGTGGATCGGCCCCGGCCCCGCCGCCATCGACGCCCTCGGCGACAAGGTCAAGGCCCGCCACATCGCGACGAAGGCCGGCGCGCCGCTCGTCCCCGGCACGACCGATCCGGTCGCCGGCGCCGACGAGGTCGTCGCCTTCGCCCGTGAGCACGGCCTGCCCGTCGCCATCAAGGCGGCCTACGGCGGAGGCGGTCGCGGCCTCAAGGTCGCCCGCACCATCGAGGAGATCCCCGAGCTGTTCGACTCGGCGGTCCGCGAGGCGGTGTCGGCCTTCGGCCGCGGCGAGTGCTTCGTCGAGCGCTTCCTCGACCACCCCCGCCACGTCGAGACCCAGTGCCTCGCCGACCAGCACGGCACCGTCGTCGTCGTCTCGACCCGCGACTGCTCGCTGCAGCGGCGCAACCAGAAGCTCGTCGAGGAGGCGCCCGCGCCCTTCCTCACCGACGAGCAGCACGCCGAGCTGCTGCGTGCGTCGAAGGCGATCCTCGCCGAGGCCGGCTACGTCGGCGCCGGCACGTGCGAGTTCCTCGTCGGCCCGGCCGGTGACATCAGCTTCCTCGAGGTCAACACCCGCCTGCAGGTCGAGCACCCGGTGAGCGAGGAGGTCACCGGCATCGACCTCGTGCGCGAGCAGTTCCGCATCGCCGACGGCGAGCCCCTCGGCTACGACGACCCGCAGCCCCACGCCCACTCCATCGAGTTCCGCATCAACGGCGAGGACGCCGGCCGCGGCTTCCTGCCCTCGCCCGGCACGGTGAGCCGCTACCGGATGCCGTCGGGGCCGGGTGTGCGCGTCGACTCGGGCGTGCTCGAGGGCGACGTCGTCGGCGGCGCCTTCGACTCGATGATGGCCAAGCTCGTCGTCACCGGCCGCACGCGCCGGCAGGCGCTCGAGCGCGCCCGCCGCGCCCTCGACGAGTTCGAGATCGACGGCATGCCGACCGTGCTGCCCTTCCACCGCGCCGTCGTACGCGACCCGGCCTTCGCCCCCGAGGGCGACGCCCCGTTCACCGTGCACACCCGTTGGATCGAGACCGAGTTCGACAACACCATCGAGGCGTTCGCCGGACCGTCGGATGCCGGTGGCGACGCGGCCGCCCCCCGCCAGACCGTGGTCGTCGAGGTCGGCGGCCGGCGCGTCGAGGTGACGCTGCCCGGCGAGCTGTCGCTCGGTGGGTCCGGAGGCGGCACCACTCGCCCCCGGCGCGCCCCCCGTCGCAGCTCGGGCGCCAAGAGCGGCGCAGCCGTGTCCGGTGACGCCCTCACCGCCCCGATGCAGGGCACCATCGTCAAGCTCGCCGTCGAGGAGGGGGCGACGGTGGCCGCCGGCGACCTCGTCGTCGTGCTCGAGGCGATGAAGATGGAGCAGCCGATCACCGCCCACAAGCCCGGCGTCGTGTCGGGGCTCACGGCCACGGTCGGCGAGACCGTCACCGCCGGCGCGGTGCTCGCCACCATCGTCGACTCCGACTGA
- a CDS encoding purine-nucleoside phosphorylase, with protein sequence MTTAAPDLGDPTTDPFEVASLAASVIAERTGAERHDVALVLGSGWGQTADLVGETLATVENDDVPGFHRAAVAGHSGSMRSVAVGDTGRRALVFGTRTHFYEGRGVRAVVHAVRTAKAAGCRSVVLTNGCGGLNPDWSPGTPVLIRDHINLTAHSPVEGANFVDLTDLYTPRLREIAREVDPGLDEGVYVQFRGPHYETPAEVRMAKVLGGDLVGMSTSLEAIAARQVGLDVLGISLVTNLAAGISPVPLSHEEVLEAGRAAAERCGWLLSEVVRRIA encoded by the coding sequence GTGACTACCGCTGCCCCCGACCTCGGCGACCCCACCACCGACCCGTTCGAGGTCGCCTCCCTCGCGGCCTCCGTCATCGCCGAGCGCACCGGGGCCGAACGCCACGACGTCGCCCTCGTCCTCGGCTCCGGCTGGGGCCAGACCGCCGACCTCGTCGGCGAGACGCTGGCGACCGTCGAGAACGACGACGTGCCGGGCTTCCACCGCGCCGCCGTAGCCGGCCACTCCGGCAGCATGCGCTCGGTCGCGGTCGGCGACACCGGCCGCCGCGCCCTCGTCTTCGGCACCCGCACCCACTTCTACGAGGGCCGCGGGGTGCGCGCCGTCGTGCACGCCGTGCGCACCGCCAAGGCGGCCGGATGCCGGTCGGTGGTCCTCACGAACGGGTGTGGCGGTCTCAACCCCGACTGGTCGCCCGGGACCCCGGTCCTCATCCGCGACCACATCAACCTCACCGCCCACTCCCCCGTCGAGGGCGCGAACTTCGTCGACCTCACCGACCTCTACACACCGCGGCTGCGCGAGATCGCCCGCGAGGTCGACCCCGGCCTCGACGAGGGCGTCTACGTCCAGTTCCGCGGGCCGCACTACGAGACCCCGGCCGAGGTGCGCATGGCCAAGGTCCTCGGCGGCGACCTCGTCGGCATGTCGACGAGCCTCGAGGCCATCGCCGCCCGCCAGGTCGGCCTCGACGTCCTCGGCATCTCGCTCGTGACGAACCTCGCCGCCGGCATCTCGCCGGTCCCCCTCAGCCACGAGGAGGTGCTCGAGGCCGGCCGGGCCGCGGCCGAGCGCTGCGGCTGGCTCCTCTCCGAGGTCGTGCGGAGGATCGCGTGA
- a CDS encoding DUF3806 domain-containing protein, producing the protein MGWFSKKSKDADGAGDEVGAPDDWAGSDAEAGDGLVGDHTGRPVSRPLEADERARIDAALARLDEMGIDVDDIDAVGEGFDEAHRAWQQDQSRDSAQVVDTFAVAIGEHLARHSARDWAVVTDVFGTDLGLVAARAETVVVPHNLVGSRWMRGERGWIPGVVNHLVSMRPRRR; encoded by the coding sequence ATGGGCTGGTTCTCGAAGAAGTCGAAGGATGCCGACGGGGCCGGCGACGAGGTCGGCGCCCCCGACGACTGGGCCGGCAGCGACGCCGAGGCGGGGGACGGGCTGGTCGGCGACCACACCGGCCGCCCCGTCTCGCGGCCGCTCGAGGCCGACGAGCGCGCCCGCATCGACGCCGCGCTGGCCCGTCTCGACGAGATGGGCATCGACGTCGACGACATCGACGCGGTCGGGGAGGGCTTCGACGAGGCGCACCGTGCGTGGCAGCAGGACCAGTCCCGCGACTCGGCCCAGGTCGTCGACACCTTCGCCGTCGCCATCGGCGAGCACCTCGCGCGTCACAGCGCCCGCGACTGGGCCGTCGTCACCGACGTCTTCGGCACCGACCTCGGGCTCGTCGCCGCCCGGGCCGAGACGGTCGTCGTGCCGCACAACCTCGTCGGCTCGCGGTGGATGCGCGGCGAGCGCGGCTGGATCCCGGGCGTCGTGAACCACCTCGTGTCGATGCGTCCCCGGCGGCGCTGA